One window from the genome of Epinephelus moara isolate mb chromosome 21, YSFRI_EMoa_1.0, whole genome shotgun sequence encodes:
- the LOC126409104 gene encoding polypyrimidine tract-binding protein 2-like isoform X1, which produces MDGDVAVGVKRGSDELNMYSSSPNSMTANGSDSKKQRLDESPPSRVLHIRKLPNEVSETEVIALGLPFGKVTNILMLKGKNQAFLELGTEEAAITMVNYYTAVTPQVRNTPVFIQYSNHKELKTDSALNQRAQAVLQAVSAVQDGSSPSSDPGVLDLAPPPSPVLRIIIDNMFYPVTLDVLQQIFSKFGTVMKIITFTKNNQFQALLQFSDPVNAQQAKLSLDGQNIYNSCCTLRIDFSKLVNLNVKYNNDKSRDYTRPDLPTGDGESANKDHSLLGTPSGALASYSSGGGYSSSLSLSQGGGAISPLSAAAAAAAAAGRVALSGSGVSGVLLASNLNEEMVTPQSLFTLFGVYGDVQRVKILYNKKDSALIQLSDGNQAQLAMSHLNGQKVFGKVMRVTLSKHQTVALPREGLDDQLLTKDFSGSPLHRFKKPGSKNFQNIFPPSATLHLSNVREGVGEDDLRLLFSNSGGTVKAFKFFQDRKMALIQMTSVEEAIQTLMDLHNYDMGGNHHLKVSFSKSTI; this is translated from the exons CAAACGGCAGTGACAGTAAGAAACAGCGTCTGGATGAATCCCCTCCCTCCAGAGTTCTCCACATCAGGAAACTTCCAAATGAAGTGTCAGAGACTGAAGTCATTGCCTTGGGGCTGCCCTTTGGAAAGGTCACTAACATACTGATGCTTAAGGGGAAAAACCAG GCATTTCTGGAGTTGGGTACAGAAGAAGCAGCCATTACTATGGTTAACTACTACACAGCTGTCACACCACAG GTCAGAAACACTCCTGTCTTCATCCAGTACTCCAACCATAAGGAACTGAAAACGGACTCAGCTCTGAACCAG AGGGCCCAGGCAGTGTTGCAGGCAGTGTCAGCAGTGCAGGATGGAAGTTCTCCGTCCTCTGACCCTGGAGTTTTGGACCTCGCTCCACCCCCCAGCCCTGTTCTGCGAATTATTATCGATAACATGTTTTATCCTGTGACACTGGATGTTCTGCAACAG ATCTTCAGTAAGTTTGGGACCGTAATGAAGATTATAACCTTCACCAAGAACAACCAGTTTCAGGCTCTTCTGCAGTTCAGCGACCCCGTGAATGCACAGCAAGCTAAACTG TCTTTGGATGGACAGAACATCTATAATTCGTGCTGTACTCTGCGGATAGACTTCAGTAAACTGGTCAACCTCAATGTCAAATACAACAACGATAAGAGCCGAGATTACACCAGACCTGACCTTCCTACTGGAGATGGAGAGTCAGCCAACAAGGATCATTCTTTGTTGG GTACCCCATCTGGAGCGCTAGCTTCCTACTCTAGTGGAGGAGGTTACtcatcttctctctccctctcacaggGTGGAG GAGCCATTAGTCCGCTgagtgctgcagcagcagcggcagcagctgCTGGTCGTGTTGCTCTGTCTGGGTCTGGGGTGTCCGGAGTTCTGTTGGCATCCAACCTAAATGAAGAG ATGGTCACGCCTCAAAGTCTCTTTACCCTCTTCG GAGTCTATGGTGATGTCCAGAGGGTGAAGATCCTCTACAACAAAAAGGACAGTGCTCTGATACAGTTGTCCGATGGCAACCAGGCTCAGCTGG CGATGAGCCACTTGAATGGTCAAAAGGTGTTTGGTAAAGTGATGAGAGTGACACTGTCTAAGCATCAGACTGTGGCTTTGCCCAGAGAGGGTTTGGATGACCAACTACTAACTAAAG ATTTTTCTGGCTCACCACTCCATCGCTTTAAGAAGCCAGGATCCAAAAACTTCCAGAACATTTTTCCTCCCTCTGCAACACTTCATCTCTCCAATGTCCG GGAGGGAGTTGGAGAAGATGATCTACGACTTCTGTTCTCTAATAGTGGAGGAACTGTCAAGGCCTTCAAGTTCTTCCA GGACCGTAAGATGGCCTTGATCCAGATGACATCAGTAGAGGAAGCGATCCAGACTCTGATGGATCTCCACAACTATGACATGGGAGGGAATCACCATCTCAAAGTTTCCTTTTCAAAGTCTACAATCTAA
- the LOC126409104 gene encoding polypyrimidine tract-binding protein 2-like isoform X2 → MYSSSPNSMTANGSDSKKQRLDESPPSRVLHIRKLPNEVSETEVIALGLPFGKVTNILMLKGKNQAFLELGTEEAAITMVNYYTAVTPQVRNTPVFIQYSNHKELKTDSALNQRAQAVLQAVSAVQDGSSPSSDPGVLDLAPPPSPVLRIIIDNMFYPVTLDVLQQIFSKFGTVMKIITFTKNNQFQALLQFSDPVNAQQAKLSLDGQNIYNSCCTLRIDFSKLVNLNVKYNNDKSRDYTRPDLPTGDGESANKDHSLLGTPSGALASYSSGGGYSSSLSLSQGGGAISPLSAAAAAAAAAGRVALSGSGVSGVLLASNLNEEMVTPQSLFTLFGVYGDVQRVKILYNKKDSALIQLSDGNQAQLAMSHLNGQKVFGKVMRVTLSKHQTVALPREGLDDQLLTKDFSGSPLHRFKKPGSKNFQNIFPPSATLHLSNVREGVGEDDLRLLFSNSGGTVKAFKFFQDRKMALIQMTSVEEAIQTLMDLHNYDMGGNHHLKVSFSKSTI, encoded by the exons CAAACGGCAGTGACAGTAAGAAACAGCGTCTGGATGAATCCCCTCCCTCCAGAGTTCTCCACATCAGGAAACTTCCAAATGAAGTGTCAGAGACTGAAGTCATTGCCTTGGGGCTGCCCTTTGGAAAGGTCACTAACATACTGATGCTTAAGGGGAAAAACCAG GCATTTCTGGAGTTGGGTACAGAAGAAGCAGCCATTACTATGGTTAACTACTACACAGCTGTCACACCACAG GTCAGAAACACTCCTGTCTTCATCCAGTACTCCAACCATAAGGAACTGAAAACGGACTCAGCTCTGAACCAG AGGGCCCAGGCAGTGTTGCAGGCAGTGTCAGCAGTGCAGGATGGAAGTTCTCCGTCCTCTGACCCTGGAGTTTTGGACCTCGCTCCACCCCCCAGCCCTGTTCTGCGAATTATTATCGATAACATGTTTTATCCTGTGACACTGGATGTTCTGCAACAG ATCTTCAGTAAGTTTGGGACCGTAATGAAGATTATAACCTTCACCAAGAACAACCAGTTTCAGGCTCTTCTGCAGTTCAGCGACCCCGTGAATGCACAGCAAGCTAAACTG TCTTTGGATGGACAGAACATCTATAATTCGTGCTGTACTCTGCGGATAGACTTCAGTAAACTGGTCAACCTCAATGTCAAATACAACAACGATAAGAGCCGAGATTACACCAGACCTGACCTTCCTACTGGAGATGGAGAGTCAGCCAACAAGGATCATTCTTTGTTGG GTACCCCATCTGGAGCGCTAGCTTCCTACTCTAGTGGAGGAGGTTACtcatcttctctctccctctcacaggGTGGAG GAGCCATTAGTCCGCTgagtgctgcagcagcagcggcagcagctgCTGGTCGTGTTGCTCTGTCTGGGTCTGGGGTGTCCGGAGTTCTGTTGGCATCCAACCTAAATGAAGAG ATGGTCACGCCTCAAAGTCTCTTTACCCTCTTCG GAGTCTATGGTGATGTCCAGAGGGTGAAGATCCTCTACAACAAAAAGGACAGTGCTCTGATACAGTTGTCCGATGGCAACCAGGCTCAGCTGG CGATGAGCCACTTGAATGGTCAAAAGGTGTTTGGTAAAGTGATGAGAGTGACACTGTCTAAGCATCAGACTGTGGCTTTGCCCAGAGAGGGTTTGGATGACCAACTACTAACTAAAG ATTTTTCTGGCTCACCACTCCATCGCTTTAAGAAGCCAGGATCCAAAAACTTCCAGAACATTTTTCCTCCCTCTGCAACACTTCATCTCTCCAATGTCCG GGAGGGAGTTGGAGAAGATGATCTACGACTTCTGTTCTCTAATAGTGGAGGAACTGTCAAGGCCTTCAAGTTCTTCCA GGACCGTAAGATGGCCTTGATCCAGATGACATCAGTAGAGGAAGCGATCCAGACTCTGATGGATCTCCACAACTATGACATGGGAGGGAATCACCATCTCAAAGTTTCCTTTTCAAAGTCTACAATCTAA